The region AAAGTTTTTGCCGAGCAGTTTCACAATGTCTATAAATTTTTAAAGGCAAGGAATCCTGAAAATTTAAAACTCCTGACCGAAGCGATACCTGATGACATAGATGTCCCGATTCTAACCGGATTAAAAAGGCTCCATTCCGACCCCAGGGATTGGAAGGATAACGAGATTTGCATTATTTGCCCGATGTCGGCGGAACCCTGGAGTCCTGAATCAATTAAGACAGGGATTGGCGGGAGCGAAGAAGCGGTAATTAGGCTGTCGGAGCAGTTTAATAAGTTGGGTTATAAAGTTACCGTCTATAACGATTGCTCTAAAGAGGGTAATTATGACGGGGTTAAGTATGTTGATTGGAAGAAGTTAAACATTAAAGACAGGTTCTCTACCGTTATTTCTTGGCGGTCAAACATATTCAATTACGGGATTGTAGCCAAAAACAGGATTATTTGGTTGCACGACGGAATCCCCGCAGATTTCTTCAATGAAGATGAATTAAAGCGGGTGGATAAGATTGTCGTTCTTTCTCAATATCATAAGACTCTATTACCCAAGATTGTGCCAGAAGAAAAAATTTATGTTTCCGCTAATGGAATAGTGCCGGAAGATTTTGCGGGGATAAAAGAAGTAAGGAATCCGCACAGGCTTATTTGGGCTTCTTCTTATGACAGGGGGTTAGAGGTAATCCTTTCTAATTGGCAGAAGATTAGGGCTGAAATTCCTGATGCAGAAATTCATTGTTTTTACGGGTGGAATACTTACGACAGCTTGGTAGCTGAAGGTCAGAGGAAGTCAGATTTTAAGCCCCGTATGCTTGAACTAATGAAACAGGACGGGGTATTCGAACACGGCAGGATAGGGCATAAGGAACTGCTTAAAGAATACGCTAAGTCGGGAATGTGGGCTTATCCCTGTAACTATAAGGGCGAGATTCAATGTATCGCCTTAACTAAAGCAGTAGCGAGCGGGTGTGTATGCGTTACTAACGACTTTGCGGTATTACCTGAAAGAAACCCGCACTACATAGCTGACAATGAACATTTTATTGACAAGATTATAGATGTCTTAAAGCACGATAGTTTTGTTCAGGGAGATGTTAGCCAATACATTCAAGATAACTCTTGGGAAAAGATTGCTAAAGAATGGGAAAAAGATTTATTCAAATCAGAATATCCGGTTGAAGTTATTGACCGGATAGCCTGGATAAGGACAGTAACCGATGTCAGTAAGAAGATTGTTGATATTGGCTGTAATGAGGGGCATTTATTCGCTGGATATGACAGAAAGAATATTACCAGCGTAGATATTGATTTATACGATATTCCTAATTTTGTCAGGGCGGATGCTCAAAGTTTACCTTTCGGCGACAAAACTTTTGACATAGCCGTATTAGGAGAAGTAGTCGAGCATTGCCCTGATCCTTTAAAAGCTGTTACAGAAGCCCGCAGGGTAGCAAAACAAGTCATAGTTACAGTTCCCTATGAACAGAAGTGGACTTCTATTCTTGACCCGATGATGCCAATAGAGAAGAAACTGGAAAAGGAAAGAACTACCGCTGTGGAAATAGCCAAAAGCGGTAATCCTAAAGCCAAAGACTTTTATACCGAGGATAACTTTCAGCATCTTTACCATAGTCATTTTTTTACTCCTAAGACTTTAGAAAAATTACTTAAAGATGCGGGATTTGAAAAATACAGAATTTGCGAAATTCGCAGAGATGATTTTGTTTGGCTAGGAGCGATATGCGAATAGGGGCTTTAGTCAGAAGTTACGGACTTACTGATTATTTACCAGCGGTATTAAAAAGTTATTCTTGGGTTGAGAAAATAATCGTAATGAATTACAGGTTCAGAGGGGTTAAACCCAGGGAAGATAAGACTCCTCTGATTGTTCGGGATTTTAAGAATGTAGTTATAAATTCCGGGGAAAACTTAAATCAGCACGAAGCATTTAACGCAGGATTAGGAGAATTTGGCGGTTTTGATTATGTCTTTATCGCCGACGCAGATGAATTGATTGCCCGACAAGACCAAGACAGATTGATTGAGGGTATGTCCGGACACGAAGCCGGAACCTGCAAGATTATAGATTATATTGGTAATTTTAACGAAAGGTTGCCTGAAAGGACGCATAAGGCAATCGTTATTGTTAAGCCAAGTGTCAGGTTTTATGAAGTCAGGTGCTTTGCAGGAAGTATAAAGAGTTTTGAAGATATTTATATGCATCATTTCGGATATGTGTATCAGCCGGAAGGAATCGCCTGGAAGGTAGAGTGGGAAAAGAAGTGGGAGCAGGGGAATATTAAGCATTTATTAGGGCAGGTTCACCAACCTTGCACAATACCTGAAAATATAAGCCAATGGCTAGAGCAATAGTTATCTATTATTCCAAGACAGGCAATACGCAGAGAATGGCGGAAAAGATTGCCGAGGGCATAAGGAGCGAAGGTGTTGAGACTATCTGCAAAACTATTCTTAATACTAACCCTCAAGAATTGCTTAATTACGATGGAATCGTTATTGGCTCGCCTACGCAATATGGTTCTATGGCGTGGGAAGTAAAGAGGTTTTTAGACGATACGGCAGGGCTTCACTATAAATTGGAAGGCAAGGTTGGCGGAGCGTTCAGTTCAAGTTGTCATATCGGCGGGGGTAACGAAACGACAATATTGGATATTCTCCACGCTATGTTAATTCACGGAATGGTTATTCAAGGCGAGCCGATGTATGACCATTACGGGGCAACGGGTCTTAACGGGCTTGGCGGGGACACTTTAATGAAGTGTGAGAAATACGGCAATCGCATAGGGAGATTGATTAAGCGGTGATAGAGATACCTAAATCCTATAATTATATCTCTGCATTTTTAACTTTCGGCTGCAATTTTAATTGCTCTTACTGCATAAACAAATACGGCGGTTTATTTAAGTATAAATCGATGGATTTAAGCGATTGGATAAGGGGGCTTAACCGGATAAAGACCAGAAGTGATTTGCCAATTACTATTTCCGGCGGCGAACCGACTTTGCACCCTGATTTTTATACGATTATAAAGTGGATAGACGGGAATATCCCCTTAGATTTACTGACTAACGGTGAGTTTGATGTTGATGAATTTATGGAGCATATAAATCCGCATAGATTTCAGAGGAAAGCTCCGTATGCCTCAATCAGATTTTCTTATCACCCAGGATATACAAATATTATAAGGTTACTTCGAAAGGTTAATGTTTTAAAAAACAGGGGGTATTCCGTAGGTATTTGGGCGGTGAATAAAAATAAGATACATAGCAAGTTAGTTCAATTATTGGCTAAATCTTTCGGTATAGATTTCAGGCTTAAAGAATATCTTGATGAGACGCACGGAAACTATAAATACCCGCACGGATTAAACGGGTTCCCGAAGAAGTGTCTTTGTAAACCAAGTGAACTCTTAATTGCCCCTGATGGAAGATTATTCAGGTGTCATCACGATCTTTATGGTGGGATTAATTCTATCGGGCATATTCTGAATAACAAAGTTAAATTACCCGAAGATTTTATTCCTTGTAGTAGTTATGGGAATTGCAACCCCTGTGATTTAAAGCTGAAGTTTAACCGGTTCCAGCAAGACGGGCATTGTGCCGTAGAAATCAAGAATGGATAAATATTTAATGGATTCCTCGAAACTTCTTTGGCATATGGACAGGGTTATTGACCATTATGAC is a window of Candidatus Cloacimonas sp. DNA encoding:
- a CDS encoding flavodoxin domain-containing protein; translated protein: MARAIVIYYSKTGNTQRMAEKIAEGIRSEGVETICKTILNTNPQELLNYDGIVIGSPTQYGSMAWEVKRFLDDTAGLHYKLEGKVGGAFSSSCHIGGGNETTILDILHAMLIHGMVIQGEPMYDHYGATGLNGLGGDTLMKCEKYGNRIGRLIKR
- a CDS encoding glycosyltransferase family A protein, coding for MRIGALVRSYGLTDYLPAVLKSYSWVEKIIVMNYRFRGVKPREDKTPLIVRDFKNVVINSGENLNQHEAFNAGLGEFGGFDYVFIADADELIARQDQDRLIEGMSGHEAGTCKIIDYIGNFNERLPERTHKAIVIVKPSVRFYEVRCFAGSIKSFEDIYMHHFGYVYQPEGIAWKVEWEKKWEQGNIKHLLGQVHQPCTIPENISQWLEQ
- a CDS encoding methyltransferase domain-containing protein, which gives rise to MKLSLAVIAKDEINQIDRIIRDYRQYFDELVFAVDDQAVFDACISAYHQFPEIKFYKYEWVNDFSHKRNFLAGKITGDYYVRIDTDDAFLNPDRIRPLAEFANNNKYTVVMCFYIYSKDDDGNPNATQYRETIIKNTGSIYWNKKIHECILPRSIANYKVHIDETLRIDHLIDFEHARKSIIRNLEYLIAEYNQNKENTDPRTIAYLGRTFFTLKDFDKAIFFLQKHIQGSGWDEDRYTSWCYLSEIFNHKKDFEKAIACANEALAERPSYPDAYFKLHDIYFQMGAWDKSIAWGETGFTKEMPKSMMVLDPSAWTWRPALSMAFCYLQTGDVDKAYKFFSYAKKLAPTIAWVKENEPVFKKAIQEKVFAEQFHNVYKFLKARNPENLKLLTEAIPDDIDVPILTGLKRLHSDPRDWKDNEICIICPMSAEPWSPESIKTGIGGSEEAVIRLSEQFNKLGYKVTVYNDCSKEGNYDGVKYVDWKKLNIKDRFSTVISWRSNIFNYGIVAKNRIIWLHDGIPADFFNEDELKRVDKIVVLSQYHKTLLPKIVPEEKIYVSANGIVPEDFAGIKEVRNPHRLIWASSYDRGLEVILSNWQKIRAEIPDAEIHCFYGWNTYDSLVAEGQRKSDFKPRMLELMKQDGVFEHGRIGHKELLKEYAKSGMWAYPCNYKGEIQCIALTKAVASGCVCVTNDFAVLPERNPHYIADNEHFIDKIIDVLKHDSFVQGDVSQYIQDNSWEKIAKEWEKDLFKSEYPVEVIDRIAWIRTVTDVSKKIVDIGCNEGHLFAGYDRKNITSVDIDLYDIPNFVRADAQSLPFGDKTFDIAVLGEVVEHCPDPLKAVTEARRVAKQVIVTVPYEQKWTSILDPMMPIEKKLEKERTTAVEIAKSGNPKAKDFYTEDNFQHLYHSHFFTPKTLEKLLKDAGFEKYRICEIRRDDFVWLGAICE
- a CDS encoding radical SAM protein, translating into MIEIPKSYNYISAFLTFGCNFNCSYCINKYGGLFKYKSMDLSDWIRGLNRIKTRSDLPITISGGEPTLHPDFYTIIKWIDGNIPLDLLTNGEFDVDEFMEHINPHRFQRKAPYASIRFSYHPGYTNIIRLLRKVNVLKNRGYSVGIWAVNKNKIHSKLVQLLAKSFGIDFRLKEYLDETHGNYKYPHGLNGFPKKCLCKPSELLIAPDGRLFRCHHDLYGGINSIGHILNNKVKLPEDFIPCSSYGNCNPCDLKLKFNRFQQDGHCAVEIKNG